The DNA sequence GCAAGTATAAGAAAATAGCACTTATTTTAGGCATAATGTTGATAGTGTTATATGTTGCGGAAAACTCTTTTCTATTTAATAGAATAGGCAATACTATATTTACTTATGGAATTAAGCCTGGCTACTTTATTATATTAGCACTTTTAATTGGTTACAAGCTTCCCAAAATACATTTAATGAGTAAGGCAAATTATAAATCAACAGTATATGCATGGGCGTTTAATTGTGGAGTTATATATATAAGTATCAATATCTTAGGTGGTATTTTACAAGGATTTGGTAAAAGTCCATATAGTCATACATTAATAGGTATATTAACAAATAGTTTTGCTGTAGGGACTGCGCTTATAGGCAGAGAGAGTATTAGAGTTTATTTAGTAAGCAGCTTTATGAGAAGGAAGAGTAAGCTAGCTTTAGTCAGTATTGTCCTGTTAATGACATTAACTAATATTAGACTTTTAAGATTTACAGGAATCACTGATATAAAAACTTTTACAATTTTTTTTTCTGAGACGATAATTCCTGAATTATGCAATAATATTTTAGCTACTTATTTTGTAGTGTATGGAGGGAAATGGGCTTCGGTTATTTATTTGGGTATCATTGAAGCTGCTATGTGGCTTTCGCCTATTTTGCCAGCGATGAATTGGCTAGGCAAAGGGGTAATCGGTATGATGATTCCTATATTTTGTCTTTTATATATTATGAATGCTTATATGAAAATGTCTAAAGAAGTAAAGACATATAAAGAAAAACAGGAACTTTTATGGCAGTGGGTACCAGAAGCTGTAGGATCTATTTTATTGATATGGTTTACAGCTGGGGTTTTTTCGATTTATCCATCAGTTATTGCAACAGGGAGTATGAAACCCATGATTGAACCGGGAGATGTCATATTGATAGAAAAAGTAAAAGATATGAAAGACATAGAAGCATTAGGAGTAGATGATGTAATACAATTTAAAAGAGATAATATTTTGATTACTCACAGAATTATAGAAGTATTACGAGAAGAGGGTGTTCCGAGTTATCGTACAAAAGGAGACAATAACTCTGCTATAGATGGTCGAATCGTAAGGGCAGAAGAGGTAAAAGGGGTTTTAACACAAGTAATTCCTAAAATT is a window from the Cellulosilyticum sp. I15G10I2 genome containing:
- a CDS encoding signal peptidase I; protein product: MLGEITNSKYKKIALILGIMLIVLYVAENSFLFNRIGNTIFTYGIKPGYFIILALLIGYKLPKIHLMSKANYKSTVYAWAFNCGVIYISINILGGILQGFGKSPYSHTLIGILTNSFAVGTALIGRESIRVYLVSSFMRRKSKLALVSIVLLMTLTNIRLLRFTGITDIKTFTIFFSETIIPELCNNILATYFVVYGGKWASVIYLGIIEAAMWLSPILPAMNWLGKGVIGMMIPIFCLLYIMNAYMKMSKEVKTYKEKQELLWQWVPEAVGSILLIWFTAGVFSIYPSVIATGSMKPMIEPGDVILIEKVKDMKDIEALGVDDVIQFKRDNILITHRIIEVLREEGVPSYRTKGDNNSAIDGRIVRAEEVKGVLTQVIPKIGWPTLIFKSGNPNVIDDVEF